The following is a genomic window from Chloracidobacterium sp..
GACGGCTGCCGGCGGTACGCTGTTCCTTGACGAGATAGGCGAACTCGACAACGGCACACAAGCAAAGCTGCTTAAGGTCGTTGAGGAAAAGTCGATTACGAGAGTCGGCGGCAACCGTCCAAGACATGTAGATGTCAGGATAATTTATGCCACTCATCGTGATCTCTCGGTGTTCCGCGAAGACTTCAGATACCGCATTACTTCACACGTAATTCGACTGATGCCGTTGAGGGAACGTATCGGGGAGATCGTTCCGATGGCCCAGCAGTTTATTAAGGACTTTTGTGCAAAGTCCGGGGCCATCATAACTGCCGAAAAGAAGGAATTGCGAGTGCTCGAACGCTCGCCGTGGTTTGGAAATGTCCGAGAACTGCGGTCTTTTATTGACGAGGTTTGCCTTGAAATCCTTTTTGAGGCAGATGAGCGAGGAAATTGGCTTCTTCCTATCCCGCTCACAGGAGATATAATCCAAAAGCATCTAGAAGCCCCGAATGTTAATGGAGCTAGCTTGGATGAGAAGCCTAACGGCCATTTCCAGACCCTACCCCAAGGCAAAAAGCTTGATGACTACCTTGAGATGATCGAAACCGATCTTCTGAAAAATGCCATGGCGATCCACAACAACAATAGAACAAGAGCAGCCAAGGATCTCGGAATTAGCCGATCAGGACTCATCAAAAAACTTAAACGAATCGCTTATAGAGCTTAGAGTGGTGCAAAAATCATCCACTTTGGCGAATAAATGCACCACTGTGGTGCTTTTTTTCGCCACCTTGTCCCACAACAGCCAGTAAAAAGAGTGTGAACTAAGAACCTAAAAATAAAAGCGGCTGATAGAAAGTGAATTCATCAAGGCTTTCAAGTATTGGTGGATGAATCACAGATTATAAACGCAAAGGAGAAAATAACATGTCAGCTAGCATCACTTTAATTGGCAATCTTGGCAAAGCGCCGGAAACAAGAACAACAGACAAAGGGACATTCATCGCCAGTTTCTCAATGGCGTCCAACACCGTTCGCAAGACAAACGACGGGCCGGTCGAAAAGACCAATTGGTTTCGGGTAATTGCGTTCGGCAAACAAGCCCAAACACTCGCAAAATTCGTCGACAAGGGGACCCGGCTCTGCGTCGTGGGAACGCTCTCTTTCAACCCCTGGCTGGATCGAAACGGCACACCGCAGGCCGGAGCAGACATTGTGCTTCAGGAATTCCAGTTCCTTCCCCGAGCACGGAGACCCGAAAACGGTTCAGAGGACTCCGGCAGTCCGGTTCCCACTTCCTTTGTCAGCGAGGTTTCGGATCAAGTGGCCGCCTTTTAGTTTTTTATTCGTAAAGGGGCATCGTCAGTTCATTTGAGATGCCCTTGCAATTTATCTGGAGGCCTTATGATCCAACGATTGAAATACATACTCGTGAATACGTGCAGGCAAATCCGGACAAGCTGTTTTTGTTTGGCGACAACCTCGAACACCGGGGTTTCGGAGGTCAGGCAGCCGCCATGTGCGGTGAGCCAAATGCTGTCGGTATTCCAACCAAGAAAAAGCCGACCAGGGATGATTCTGCGTTCTTCACTGACAATGAATTTGAGCACAACAAGTCCGCGATCGAAGCCGCGTTGTCTCCGGTATTCATCGCTGTGAGCGATAACAATATTATTGTTGTCATTCCGGCAGATGGTCTCGGAACCGGACGTGCCGAACTTGATAGAAGGTCGCCGCAAACTTTCGCATATCTTCAACGTCGGCTAGCCGATCTAGAAGCCTCCATTGGCTAGTTCTTCCGTTCTACCCAACAAGTCTTTGTTCCCAAGTTGAAAGGGGTTTTCAAGCCTGAATGTTTGTGCTTTTTTCAACTTGGGCATTGAGAACACTGCCCAAAAACAAGTGTTCTCTCCGGCTCTTGTCCGGGATTTACGAGGTGCATATGGCAGTACAATTGAATTTAGAAATGCTAAAACAATACGCTCCGGAAAGTCCAATTCTGGCTTTCACACCGCTTAACAGCGGCTCACCAATGCAGGACTGGTGTCGGCATCTTCAGCGAAATCCGTTGCGTAGGCAGGAACTTGAGGAGTTTGCGATTCTTGGTGACGTAGTGGTCAGGATCGCAGATGAGATTGAGGCCGAACCGGTCGATAAGGTGAAGATACTTTCCCTAGAATATGCGGTAAAAGTGCTTGGTGATGAGATAGATGCGCTTGAGTTCGTTCGCTGCGTCAGGGCGATTGCAAGTCCTGATACCGGACAATTCGAACTTCAGCAGATCGCTTCACATTATTATGGCGAGATCAGGCGTCGAGGCATCCCCGAGGTTCTCAAAGAAATGGGAATGCTCGGAATGCAAATGTCGGCTGTGACCGCCCCTCTTTCCGAGCGAGAATTAGATGTCTTTGAGTCGCGTCCGATCCTGATGAAGCTCTCAAGAGCTGACAAAAGACGAAGCCGCGACGGCGCCAAATCTTGTTTGCCGTTGCCTGAGCCGACTCCGAATTTTGATGCAGAAATGGATTCGGTGATGCGTCGGATCGGGCGTCAGAAGATCACTCGAATGATCACGGACGAATTCGAGGAATATTACCTTTCCGACGGTGACAAATCGCTCGAAGAACTGGATCGTGACTTTCTCACATTCGAGAGTCTCGATCAGTATGATGAGAACGGCACGATCAACATTCGAATGAACGGTGGGCAAAGCGCCGTAGTTGCTTTCGACTTCGAATGCGAGGTTGACGCTTCTTACTTGCCGTCCGATGTTCGCGGCCTGGGTTCGATCATTTCGCATCTGTTTGTCGGACATCAGATGGGAGGCACGGAGGCCGGAAAAGCCCGGATGTTTATCGCCGAATCGAGACCGGAAATGATTCCGTTTGTATCTGCGACTGAAGCCGCCAAGCGTCCATTTTCCGACAATGAGTTCGAGGAATGGTTGACATTGAGCCTGGAGCGGATCTATTGCCGACAAGTCGTTCGCACTGTCCGCAAGATACGTTCTATCCGCAATTCAACAGTCGAATATCTCTCGGAAAACGAGATCAATCCCGATTACGACGAGATGCAGTACGTGGCCGGAGTTTGCCGTGTTCTTTGGCAAAAAATGCGTGGGGATTTCCATATCAGAAGTCTCCGCAACGCATCATATCAGGATCTCTATCTGAGTCTTCGTGGAACCACGGATACTGCCGTGGTTGCCGAACTGAAACGGACAGCATTTGCCGCTTATAAAGAGCGAAAGGAGATCTCACTCAAGGAGTTCACGGCGCTGAACACAGTTGCAAAATCCCAAGAAGCTCGCCTTGCAAATCGAATTAGCACGGCTGCAAGAAGGTGGATAAAGACCATCGAGGAAGTATCGATGGGAAGGCTCAGGTTTTTGAAATTCGCACTCTATAACGATCCCGAAGCCAAGAGATTTACACGACAAGAGAAGCAGAGCCTATGGGATTCCGTCCGAAATCGCGAGAGTGAACTTAAAGCCGAATTGAATGCCAAACAGTCGCAACAACTGCTCTT
Proteins encoded in this region:
- a CDS encoding single-stranded DNA-binding protein is translated as MSASITLIGNLGKAPETRTTDKGTFIASFSMASNTVRKTNDGPVEKTNWFRVIAFGKQAQTLAKFVDKGTRLCVVGTLSFNPWLDRNGTPQAGADIVLQEFQFLPRARRPENGSEDSGSPVPTSFVSEVSDQVAAF
- a CDS encoding sigma-54-dependent Fis family transcriptional regulator, which translates into the protein MLYTFQSNHVNIEQLARFDFLDLCLLGETGTGKTHTAKEIHDLSPRRKHPFVSVNCAELADSIIESELFGHEKGSFTGATTLKIGKFETAAGGTLFLDEIGELDNGTQAKLLKVVEEKSITRVGGNRPRHVDVRIIYATHRDLSVFREDFRYRITSHVIRLMPLRERIGEIVPMAQQFIKDFCAKSGAIITAEKKELRVLERSPWFGNVRELRSFIDEVCLEILFEADERGNWLLPIPLTGDIIQKHLEAPNVNGASLDEKPNGHFQTLPQGKKLDDYLEMIETDLLKNAMAIHNNNRTRAAKDLGISRSGLIKKLKRIAYRA